One Verrucomicrobiia bacterium genomic window, ACAGGTGCGTCAAGCGACACCGGCGCCCGGGAAGCGTCGCGATACTGTCGCACCCGGCGTGCGTCCAGATCCACCGCGTGGGCGAGTTCTTCGTCCGTGGGTTCCCGGTCCAGTGTCTCGCGCAGCTTCATTTCGGCACGGCGCAAATCCGCCACGCGATCCACGACATGCACGGGCAGGCGGATGGTTTTGGACTGGTTGGCCAGCGCGCGTTTGACGCTTTGCTTGATCCACCACGACGCGTAGGTGGAGAGTTTGGCGCCCTTGCCGGGGTCAAACCGCTCCACGCCTTTCATCAGGCCGATGTTTCCCTCGTTGATGAGGTCCAGCAGCGGCACGCCGAGCCCTTCGTAATCACGGGCGATCTTCACGACCAGGCGCAGGTTGGCCTTGATCATCTGTTCGCGCGCCGCCGCGTCGCCCTTCTGAATGCGTTTGGCCAGGGCAATCTCCTCCTTGGGCGTCAGCAGCTTCACCTGTCCGATTTCCCGCAGGTAGAGCTGGAACGCATCGCCGCGCACCGATTCCGGCAAGGCCGGCACCGGTTCCAATTCGGCCGAGGCCGCGGGCGCGGCAGTGACCGTGGCGGCGGTCCGGACCAGCGGCTGGCCGCGGCGAGTCGCGACTGACCGGGCCCGCTTGTCTGTAGCCGTCCGGGTGGTTGACGATGATTTTTGCTTCAAGAGTCTTTTCATGAGTCAGGTTCGCTTTCCCGTGTTTCGGCAAGGTCCACGCGGGATTTGTTCAAACTTCCACCAGCACCTCCGTCTTCGGGAAGCGCACTTTCGCGGCGGTGGCGTATT contains:
- a CDS encoding sigma-70 family RNA polymerase sigma factor → MKRLLKQKSSSTTRTATDKRARSVATRRGQPLVRTAATVTAAPAASAELEPVPALPESVRGDAFQLYLREIGQVKLLTPKEEIALAKRIQKGDAAAREQMIKANLRLVVKIARDYEGLGVPLLDLINEGNIGLMKGVERFDPGKGAKLSTYASWWIKQSVKRALANQSKTIRLPVHVVDRVADLRRAEMKLRETLDREPTDEELAHAVDLDARRVRQYRDASRAPVSLDAPVGDDDSSRFAELVADPNAASPVDQLAQEVDTSLVREILGTLSERESAILALRFGLNGDEEKTLEEIGARFGVTRERIRQIQEQALKKMRQRMEERDRPAHEEEDALVMVA